CAGGGCGCGCTGTTTCCCGGCTCGGCCGCCCTGCTGGGCATCGCGGACAGCCTGGTGGAGCTGAAATCGGTCTGCAAATGCGGCCGCAAGGCGACGATGAACCTGCGGGTCGACGACGCGGGCAGGGCGGTGAAGCAGGGCGCGCAGACAGAGATCGGCGGCAACGATCGCTACGTGGCACTGTGTCGCAGGCACTTCAGCGAGGCGTTGGGTGGCTGACCCCCGACAGGAGGCGCTGCGAACCACGCTCGAGGACGGGCCGGTGCGGCTCGAACCGTTCGCCGAACGTCACTTGGAGCCGCTGCGCGCCGCCTGCGACGAAGACCGGGAAATCTGGGACATCTATCCCGTCAACATGCGGGGCGAAGACTTCGACATCGCGATGGCGCGGTTCCACTCCCTCCAGAACTACGTCCGGTTTGCCGTCATCGATGCGCGCGACGACAGGCTTGTCGGCTGCACGAACTACATCAATCCCGATCTTTGGGGCGTGGTGGAGATTGGTGGAACCTATCTCGTGCCGCGCATGCGCGGCTCGGGCTTCAACAGGACTAAAAAGACGCTGATGATCGAGCACGCCTTTGCCTGCGGGTTTCACAAGATCGAATGGCGCGTCGATACCCGCAATACGCGCTCGATGGCGGCTGTCCTGAAGCTCGGCGCGCAAAAGGAAGGCGTGCTGCGGCAGAACCGCGTCACCTGGACGGGCTTTCGCCGGGATACCGCCGTATTCGGATTGCTGCGCGACGAATGGGCTGGCTGATCGGATCAACGCTGCCTATCTTCCGGCGATGTCGGAAACGCTACAACTCATCGTCGTCCTGGTGCCGGCGCTCATCATCGCGATCGTGTTTCACGAGGTCGCCCACGGCTGGGTCGCGCTGGCACTGGGCGATCCGACCGCAAAGGAGCAGAAGCGGCTGACGCTCAATCCCATACGCCATGTCGATCCGGTCGGCACATTGCTCGTGCCGGGATTTCTCGCGGTGGTGGGCGGGCCGATTTTCGGCTGGGCCAAGCCGGTGCCCGTGCGCAAGGACCGGCTCGACAATCCGCGTTTCGGGATGATGGCGGTGGCGGCCGCCGGTCCGGGGACCAATTTCCTGCTGGCGGCGATCGGGGCGATCCTGCTCGGCCTGTTCGCGCCGCAGCTGACGCCTGAGGCCGGGATGCAGCCGGGGCTCGTCGCGCAAGGGCTGTTCTACTTCATCCTGATCAACATCTTTCTCGCGATATTCAACCTCCTGCCGATCCCGCCGTTCGACGGTTCGCACATCGTCGAAGGCGCGATGCCGCGCCGCTGGGTCCATATCTACGAGAAGCTGCGCCCATTCGGCATGCTGCTGTTCGTCGGCCTGATCGCGGTGACCTGGTTTGCGCCCGACCTAGGTGTGCTCGAGAATACCGTCGGCGTGCCGGTCAACTGGGCGCTGGAGAAATATCTCGCGCTCGCCTCTGCAGTGGCGGGCGAGTGACGGGGCCGACCCCTCCGGGATGCGGCTGCGTTCAATGCGGGTTCAGTGGTCCTGCCCCATTACCGTGAGCTGGGAGATCGATATGAACGCACGTCACTGGATTCTGGCCTCGGCCCTCGCTGTGTCGCCCGCACTTGCTGCGGCGGCATCGCTGCCCGGCGTGTCCGACAAGGAGACGACGATCCGTTCGGGCGAAATCCGCGAGCTTCACCCCGGCACCGGCGACGTCCTGTTCGTGCGCGACCGGGAGAACAAGTGGTATCGCGTCGCCCTGAACGAAGGCTGCCTCGACGGACTCGCGACCATCCCGACCGCGAGCTTCCTGTCCCGCGATGTCACCGGCAGGATCGACCTGTTCGCGACGGTCGTGATCGAGAACGGCGGGCAGCGCCGCTGTGCGATCGAATCGATCCGTCGTTCGGTCGCTCCCCCGCAGGTCGACAGC
This sequence is a window from Qipengyuania oceanensis. Protein-coding genes within it:
- a CDS encoding site-2 protease family protein, with protein sequence MSETLQLIVVLVPALIIAIVFHEVAHGWVALALGDPTAKEQKRLTLNPIRHVDPVGTLLVPGFLAVVGGPIFGWAKPVPVRKDRLDNPRFGMMAVAAAGPGTNFLLAAIGAILLGLFAPQLTPEAGMQPGLVAQGLFYFILINIFLAIFNLLPIPPFDGSHIVEGAMPRRWVHIYEKLRPFGMLLFVGLIAVTWFAPDLGVLENTVGVPVNWALEKYLALASAVAGE
- a CDS encoding GNAT family N-acetyltransferase, with protein sequence MADPRQEALRTTLEDGPVRLEPFAERHLEPLRAACDEDREIWDIYPVNMRGEDFDIAMARFHSLQNYVRFAVIDARDDRLVGCTNYINPDLWGVVEIGGTYLVPRMRGSGFNRTKKTLMIEHAFACGFHKIEWRVDTRNTRSMAAVLKLGAQKEGVLRQNRVTWTGFRRDTAVFGLLRDEWAG